A genome region from Plasmodium vivax chromosome 11, whole genome shotgun sequence includes the following:
- a CDS encoding histone H3, putative (encoded by transcript PVX_113665A) produces MARTKQTARKSTAGKAPRKQLASKAARKSAPISAGIKKPHRYRPGTVALREIRRYQKSTDLLIRKLPFQRLVREIAQDYKTDLRFQSSAVMALQEAAEAYLVGLFEDTNLCAIHAKRVTIMPKDIQLARRIRGERS; encoded by the coding sequence atggcacgCACAAAACAAACGGCAAGGAAATCAACCGCCGGTAAGGCCCCCAGAAAGCAGTTAGCCTCCAAGGCAGCGAGAAAGTCAGCTCCAATTTCTGCGGGTATTAAAAAACCTCACAGATATAGACCAGGAACTGTCGCCTTGAGAGAAATTAGAAGATACCAAAAGTCCACTGACCTTTTAATTAGAAAATTGCCATTCCAGAGATTGGTGAGAGAAATTGCACAGGACTACAAAACCGACTTGCGCTTTCAGTCATCTGCAGTCATGGCTCTCCAAGAGGCAGCGGAGGCCTACTTAGTAGGACTCTTCGAAGATACCAACTTGTGTGCCATCCACGCCAAGAGAGTTACCATCATGCCAAAGGATATACAGCTAGCCAGACGTATTCGTGGAGAAAGATCATAA
- a CDS encoding hypothetical protein, conserved (encoded by transcript PVX_113670A) — translation MQENPIVQYILVNKEILDKKWPLGSVIAQACHACVAVIAENQEDQVVKEYLCAEKINNMHKVILRIEDTNEIKNLSNILEGASLKYKIWTEFPENIQTAVALKPYYKDTVKEYLKKYPLLRKL, via the exons ATGCAGGAAAACCCAATCGTGCAGTACATTTTGGTTAACAAGGAAATTTTGGATAAGAAATGGCCGCTGGGGTCTGTCATAGCCCAGGCATGTCATGCGTG CGTCGCCGTCATTGCCGAAAATCAGGAAGACCAAGTGGTGAAGGAGTACCTCTgcgcggaaaaaataaacaacaTGCACAAGGTCATCCTACGGATCGAAGATacaaatgaaataaaaaatctttCCAACATTTTAGAGGGCGCATCTTTGAAGTACAAAATTTGGACGGAGTTCCCGGAAAACATACAAACAGCTGTGGCGTTGAAGCCGTATTATAAGGACACGGTCAAGGAGTATTTGAAGAAATATCCGTTGCTAAGGAAGTTGTGA